In Rhodospirillum rubrum ATCC 11170, a genomic segment contains:
- the xseA gene encoding exodeoxyribonuclease VII large subunit, giving the protein MIDTPNAPVHNLPELSVSELSGALKRTIEEAFSRVRVRGEISQPKVAGSGHCYLRLKDDQAVIDAIIWRGTMAKLALRPEEGLEVIAIGRLTTYPGRSSYQIVIESLELAGEGALLKMLEERRRRLAAEGLFDAGRKRRPPFLPSVIGVITSPTGAVIRDILHRLADRFPRPVLVWPVAVQGEGAAAQIAAAITGFNALPAGGPVPRPDVLIVARGGGSLEDLMAFNDEAVVRAASASAIPLISAVGHETDTTLIDHAADLRAPTPTGAAEMAVPVRLDLLAQVRERGGRLDGATLRLIEERRLRIEGLGRGLPDLARLIGTFAQRLDDRAERLEAALPRLLDRRADGVFHTAARLRGPGEMIARKADALERAGRGLETGLARGLREAASRLDQRADRLRPGQIARLVAEGSRALTTLAGRLDDLGRQTLVRRQDTLEGLGARLDNMSYRKVLERGYAVVRDATGAIVPAARGLTKGDGVVLDFRDGRVAATIGEADPEAIPGQPAPETPPTAAGRSPARRPRSAGEGRQGDLLKDL; this is encoded by the coding sequence ATGATCGACACCCCCAACGCCCCCGTCCACAACCTTCCCGAACTCTCGGTATCCGAGCTGTCGGGCGCCCTCAAACGCACGATCGAGGAGGCTTTTTCGCGCGTCCGCGTGCGCGGCGAGATCAGCCAGCCCAAGGTGGCCGGCTCGGGGCACTGCTATTTGCGCCTGAAGGACGATCAGGCGGTGATCGACGCCATCATCTGGCGCGGCACCATGGCCAAACTCGCCCTGCGCCCGGAAGAGGGGCTCGAGGTCATCGCCATCGGCCGACTGACCACCTATCCCGGCCGATCAAGCTACCAGATCGTTATCGAATCGCTGGAACTGGCCGGCGAGGGCGCCTTGCTGAAAATGCTCGAGGAGCGGCGCAGACGGCTGGCCGCCGAAGGGCTGTTCGATGCCGGGCGCAAGCGCCGCCCGCCCTTCCTGCCCTCGGTGATCGGCGTCATCACCTCGCCCACCGGCGCCGTCATCCGCGATATCCTCCACCGCCTTGCCGATCGCTTTCCCCGTCCGGTTCTGGTCTGGCCGGTCGCCGTCCAGGGCGAGGGCGCGGCCGCCCAGATCGCCGCCGCCATCACCGGCTTCAACGCCCTGCCTGCGGGCGGGCCGGTGCCGCGCCCCGACGTGCTGATCGTGGCGCGCGGCGGCGGCAGCCTGGAAGACCTGATGGCCTTCAACGACGAGGCCGTGGTCCGCGCCGCCAGCGCCAGCGCCATCCCGCTGATTTCCGCCGTCGGCCATGAAACCGACACCACCTTGATCGACCACGCCGCCGACCTGCGGGCGCCGACGCCGACGGGGGCGGCGGAAATGGCCGTGCCGGTTCGCCTGGATCTGCTGGCCCAGGTCCGCGAGCGCGGCGGCCGGCTTGACGGCGCGACCTTGCGGCTGATCGAGGAACGCCGCTTGCGGATCGAAGGACTGGGGCGCGGCCTGCCCGACCTCGCCCGGCTGATCGGCACCTTCGCCCAGCGCCTTGATGATCGCGCCGAGCGTCTGGAGGCCGCCTTGCCCCGCCTGCTCGATCGCCGGGCCGATGGCGTTTTCCATACGGCCGCCCGCCTGCGCGGACCGGGCGAGATGATCGCCCGCAAGGCCGATGCCCTGGAACGCGCCGGACGCGGCCTGGAGACCGGGCTCGCCCGCGGCCTGCGCGAGGCGGCGAGCCGACTTGACCAGCGGGCCGACCGTCTGCGTCCGGGCCAGATCGCCCGCCTTGTCGCCGAAGGAAGCCGGGCCTTGACCACCCTGGCCGGCCGGCTTGACGATCTTGGCCGCCAGACCCTGGTCCGCCGCCAGGACACCCTGGAGGGCCTGGGCGCCCGGCTGGACAACATGTCCTATCGCAAGGTGCTCGAACGCGGCTATGCGGTGGTCCGCGATGCCACGGGCGCCATCGTGCCGGCGGCGCGCGGCCTGACCAAAGGCGACGGCGTCGTCCTTGATTTCCGTGACGGCCGGGTGGCGGCGACGATCGGCGAGGCCGACCCCGAGGCGATCCCCGGCCAACCCGCTCCGGAAACTCCGCCGACCGCCGCCGGCCGGTCGCCCGCGCGGCGGCCGCGATCTGCGGGCGAAGGCCGCCAGGGCGACCTGCTCAAGGACCTCTGA
- a CDS encoding usg protein, translating into MNTMSPPPTTARPGDLARQLADYRLTTAKILYHLPDHPSLLQEYIWQQLDIAPRFPELQRFLRFWERELEGRLHSVSVATVGLITAGGFRAVDHVIIH; encoded by the coding sequence ATGAACACCATGTCCCCGCCGCCGACCACCGCCCGCCCCGGCGATCTGGCCCGCCAATTGGCCGATTACCGGCTGACGACGGCGAAAATCCTTTATCACCTTCCCGATCATCCCTCGTTGCTGCAGGAATACATCTGGCAGCAGCTCGACATCGCGCCGCGCTTCCCCGAGCTTCAGCGCTTCTTGCGGTTTTGGGAACGCGAATTGGAAGGCCGGCTGCATTCGGTCAGCGTCGCCACCGTCGGGCTGATCACCGCCGGCGGCTTCCGGGCGGTCGATCACGTGATTATCCACTGA
- a CDS encoding co-chaperone GroES, whose protein sequence is MAFRPLQDRVLVRRLEEDEKTKGGIIIPDTAKEKPMRGEIIATGPGARGEDGVLHPLDVTSGDIVLFGKWTGTEVKIDGVEYLIMKESDILGVIEDADAARRAA, encoded by the coding sequence ATGGCATTCAGGCCTTTGCAGGACCGCGTTCTGGTGCGACGCCTCGAAGAGGACGAGAAGACCAAAGGCGGCATCATCATTCCCGATACCGCCAAGGAAAAGCCGATGCGCGGCGAGATCATCGCCACCGGCCCCGGGGCCCGGGGGGAAGATGGCGTTCTGCACCCGCTTGACGTCACATCCGGCGACATCGTGCTGTTTGGCAAATGGACCGGCACCGAGGTCAAGATCGACGGCGTCGAGTATCTCATCATGAAGGAATCCGACATTCTCGGCGTGATCGAGGATGCCGATGCGGCCCGCCGGGCGGCGTGA
- the groL gene encoding chaperonin GroEL (60 kDa chaperone family; promotes refolding of misfolded polypeptides especially under stressful conditions; forms two stacked rings of heptamers to form a barrel-shaped 14mer; ends can be capped by GroES; misfolded proteins enter the barrel where they are refolded when GroES binds), producing the protein MAAKDVKFSSDARDRLLRGVDTLANAVKVTLGPKGRNVVIDKSFGAPRITKDGVSVAKEIELKDKFENMGAQMLREVASKSADVAGDGTTTATVLAQAIVREGSKAVAAGMNPMDLKRGIDLAVAAVVKDVKTRSRKIATNDEIAQVGTISANGDEEVGKIIARAMDKVGHEGVITVEEAKGLDTELDVVEGMQFDRGYLSPYFVTNAEKMVADLENPYILIHEKKLSGLQPLLPVLEAVVQSGRPLLIIAEDVEGEALATLVVNRLRGGLKVASVKAPGFGDRRKAMLEDIAILTGGQVISEDLGIKLETVTLDMLGTAKTVTITKDNTTIVDGAGVKADIDARCAQIRATIEDTTSDYDREKLQERLAKLSGGVAVIRVGGASEVEVKEKKDRVDDAMHATRAAVEEGIIAGGGVALLHAAKALDALSPANADQKVGIEIVRRALQAPVRQIAENAGVDGAVVAGKLLESSDADFGYNAQTGVYENLVKVGVIDPTKVVRTALQGAASVASLLITTEAMVAEIPEKKPALPAGGGMGDMDF; encoded by the coding sequence ATGGCTGCCAAAGACGTCAAGTTTTCCAGCGACGCCCGTGATCGCCTGCTGCGCGGCGTCGACACCCTGGCCAATGCGGTCAAGGTGACGCTCGGCCCCAAGGGCCGCAACGTGGTGATCGACAAAAGCTTCGGCGCCCCGCGCATCACCAAGGACGGCGTGTCCGTCGCCAAGGAAATCGAACTGAAGGACAAGTTCGAGAACATGGGCGCGCAGATGCTGCGCGAGGTCGCCTCCAAATCCGCCGATGTCGCCGGCGATGGCACGACCACCGCCACCGTGCTGGCCCAGGCCATCGTCCGCGAGGGCAGCAAGGCGGTCGCCGCCGGCATGAACCCGATGGACCTCAAGCGCGGCATCGATCTGGCGGTCGCCGCCGTCGTCAAGGACGTGAAGACGCGCTCGCGCAAGATCGCCACCAATGATGAAATTGCCCAGGTCGGCACCATCTCGGCCAATGGCGATGAAGAGGTCGGCAAGATCATCGCCCGGGCGATGGACAAGGTCGGTCACGAGGGCGTGATCACCGTCGAGGAGGCCAAGGGCCTCGATACCGAGCTCGACGTGGTCGAAGGCATGCAGTTCGATCGCGGCTATCTGTCGCCCTATTTCGTGACCAACGCCGAGAAGATGGTCGCCGATCTGGAAAACCCCTACATCCTGATCCACGAAAAGAAGCTCTCGGGCCTGCAGCCGCTGCTGCCGGTGCTCGAAGCCGTCGTCCAGTCGGGGCGGCCGCTGCTGATCATCGCCGAAGATGTCGAGGGCGAGGCCCTGGCCACCCTGGTGGTCAACCGTCTGCGCGGCGGCCTCAAGGTCGCCTCGGTCAAGGCCCCGGGCTTTGGCGATCGCCGCAAGGCGATGCTCGAAGACATCGCCATCCTGACCGGTGGGCAGGTGATCAGCGAAGACCTGGGCATCAAGCTTGAGACCGTCACCCTCGACATGCTGGGCACGGCCAAGACGGTGACGATCACCAAGGACAACACCACCATCGTCGACGGCGCCGGCGTCAAGGCCGATATCGACGCCCGCTGCGCCCAGATCCGCGCCACCATCGAAGACACCACTAGCGATTACGACCGGGAAAAGCTGCAAGAACGTCTGGCCAAGTTGTCGGGCGGCGTCGCGGTGATCCGGGTTGGCGGTGCCAGCGAAGTCGAGGTCAAGGAGAAGAAGGACCGCGTCGACGACGCGATGCACGCCACCCGCGCCGCCGTTGAGGAAGGCATCATCGCCGGCGGCGGTGTCGCCCTGCTGCATGCGGCCAAGGCCCTGGACGCCCTGAGCCCGGCCAACGCCGATCAGAAGGTCGGGATCGAGATCGTGCGGCGCGCCCTGCAGGCGCCGGTGCGCCAGATCGCCGAGAACGCCGGCGTCGATGGCGCCGTGGTCGCCGGCAAGCTGCTTGAAAGCTCCGATGCCGATTTCGGCTACAACGCCCAGACCGGGGTCTATGAGAATCTGGTCAAGGTCGGGGTGATCGATCCGACCAAGGTCGTGCGCACCGCCCTCCAGGGGGCGGCCTCGGTGGCCTCGCTGCTGATCACCACCGAGGCGATGGTCGCCGAAATCCCCGAGAAGAAGCCGGCCCTGCCCGCCGGCGGCGGCATGGGCGACATGGACTTCTAA
- a CDS encoding helix-turn-helix domain-containing protein, with product MITAAQMRAARALLGIDQRTLADLSGVSLPTIQRMEASDGTVRGVVDTLTKVVRAFDLAGVELIGEDAPSIGIGRGVRLRQHTRG from the coding sequence GTGATCACCGCTGCGCAGATGCGGGCCGCCCGGGCCCTTCTTGGAATCGACCAAAGGACCCTCGCCGATCTGTCGGGGGTGTCCTTGCCGACCATTCAGCGCATGGAGGCCAGCGACGGCACGGTACGCGGCGTCGTCGATACCTTGACCAAGGTGGTGCGCGCCTTCGATCTGGCCGGAGTCGAACTGATCGGCGAGGACGCGCCCAGCATCGGTATCGGCCGCGGCGTCCGTCTGCGCCAGCATACCAGGGGATAA
- a CDS encoding SulP family inorganic anion transporter — translation MDSPRIAPRPSITRPPEEDSFLALFTPKLVTMLRDGYGLGDLRADALAGLTVAIVALPLSMAIAIASGATPEQGLFTAIVGGFLISALGGSRFQIGGPAGAFIVLVAATVAEHGFAGMILATFVAGLILVAMGLLRLGTYVKFIPYPVTVGFTAGIGVVIFTTQIKDLLGLSLSGPEPGEILPKLMALGSALPSITPAALLISIPTIAFIVLQKRFRPGWPGMLLAVALGSFTAWLFNMPIETVGSRFGEIPRTLPLPSMPVFSFDLLIAVLPDAAAFALLGAIESLLSAVVADGMTGRRHRSNCELVAQGIANMASALFGGVCATGTIARTATNVRAGARGPIAGMLHALFLLGFLAVAAPLVSYIPLASLAAVLAIVAWNMIERHAFAVLLRTSRGDTVVLMATFLLTIFRDLTEGIVAGFLIGTLLFLNRMAKATVVEADQPLIAEDRADGAFGRSAYDAALASDPRVVVYRISGAFFFGAASTVGSVLDRIADQRKAFVLDFAAVPFLDSTAANAIEGAVRKAQRHKVKVFFTGASPKVRRTLLAHDLRPPRVIYKRTIDDAVTAVKAEPI, via the coding sequence ATGGACAGCCCCCGGATCGCCCCCCGCCCGTCGATCACCCGCCCCCCCGAGGAAGACTCGTTCCTCGCCCTTTTCACCCCCAAGCTCGTCACCATGCTGCGCGACGGCTATGGGCTGGGCGATCTGCGCGCCGATGCCCTTGCCGGGCTGACGGTGGCGATCGTCGCCCTGCCGCTGTCGATGGCCATCGCCATCGCCTCCGGGGCGACTCCCGAACAGGGGCTGTTCACCGCCATCGTCGGCGGCTTTCTGATCTCCGCCTTGGGCGGCAGCCGCTTCCAGATCGGCGGACCGGCGGGGGCCTTCATCGTTCTGGTCGCCGCCACCGTCGCCGAGCACGGCTTTGCCGGCATGATCCTCGCCACCTTCGTGGCCGGGCTGATCCTGGTGGCCATGGGGCTGTTGCGGCTGGGGACCTACGTCAAATTCATCCCCTATCCGGTCACGGTGGGCTTTACCGCCGGCATCGGCGTGGTGATCTTCACCACCCAGATCAAAGACCTTCTCGGCCTCAGCTTAAGCGGGCCCGAACCGGGCGAGATCTTGCCCAAGCTGATGGCCCTGGGTTCGGCCCTGCCGTCGATCACCCCGGCGGCCCTGCTGATCTCGATCCCCACCATCGCCTTCATCGTCTTGCAAAAGCGCTTCCGCCCGGGCTGGCCGGGCATGCTGCTGGCCGTCGCCCTGGGCAGTTTCACCGCCTGGCTATTCAATATGCCAATCGAGACGGTGGGCTCGCGCTTTGGCGAGATCCCGCGCACCCTGCCGCTGCCGTCGATGCCGGTCTTCTCCTTTGATCTTTTGATCGCTGTCCTGCCCGATGCGGCGGCCTTCGCCCTGCTTGGCGCCATCGAGTCGCTGCTCTCGGCCGTGGTCGCCGACGGCATGACCGGGCGCCGTCACCGCTCCAATTGCGAATTGGTGGCCCAGGGCATCGCCAATATGGCCTCGGCGCTGTTTGGCGGCGTCTGCGCCACCGGCACCATCGCCAGAACGGCGACCAATGTGCGGGCCGGGGCGCGCGGGCCGATCGCCGGCATGCTCCACGCCCTGTTCCTGCTTGGCTTCCTGGCGGTGGCGGCGCCCTTGGTCAGCTATATCCCGCTGGCCTCGCTGGCGGCGGTTCTGGCGATCGTCGCCTGGAACATGATCGAGCGCCATGCCTTCGCCGTGCTGCTGCGCACCTCGCGCGGCGATACGGTGGTGCTGATGGCAACCTTCCTGTTGACCATCTTCCGCGATCTGACCGAGGGGATCGTCGCCGGTTTCCTGATCGGCACCTTGCTGTTCCTTAATCGCATGGCCAAGGCCACGGTGGTCGAAGCCGATCAGCCCCTGATCGCCGAGGACCGCGCCGATGGCGCCTTTGGCCGCTCGGCCTATGACGCCGCCCTGGCCAGCGATCCCCGGGTGGTGGTCTATCGCATCTCCGGGGCGTTCTTCTTCGGCGCGGCCTCGACCGTGGGCTCGGTGCTCGATCGCATCGCCGATCAGCGCAAGGCCTTCGTCCTTGATTTCGCCGCCGTCCCCTTCCTCGACTCGACGGCGGCCAATGCCATCG